CATCTTTCTTCCGAGCTATGACAACTGGAGCTGAATAAGGGGAAGATGATGGCTCAATCACATTCAACTGTAGCATTTTCTGAACTTCTTCTGTAATTGTTTTCTCTGTACTGAACGGAATTGGATATGGTTTCACACGCACAGGTTCAGACGATGTCACAACAATCTTATGCTCCACTAAGTTCGTCATTCCAGGTATATCCGTAAATACATCTGAGAACGAATCACACAGTGATTTAGCAGTTTCCAACTGATCTGGTGTTAGTCTGTCTGCAAACTTTATGTCCTTTGCTGTTTCGGTTTGAGTAACAGGTGGCATAAGAATAGAGTCCTGTTGTTCATCATCATCTAGGTCACTAAAGTCTATGAGTGAAATTGCACATGTTGACAAAACACCACAGTTCAATGTATCTCGTTCAACATACTTCTTAAGAAGATTTGCGTGGAAAGTTTTCAGCTTGCCTCCCATATCGATCTTGTAGTCCATATGTCCTAACGGTACTGCAGGTACTTTTCCTTTCGGAATAGTCCGCTGACACACGTCACATGATCTGCAAAACCGTCTAATGTCTGACTGAATTCCTGGCCAGTAAAATTCGGACACTACTCTGTCGGTTGTTTTCTTTGATCCCAGATGACCACCCATCAGCGTTTCATGTCCTATCTTCATAACGATAGTTCTGTATTTCCGGGGAACGATTAACTGTCGGAAAAGTTTTCCATTGGACACTTTGGGACTGCAAAATTCTCTGAACAACATTTGCTTCCGTtcacacatttttgaaaatccGCCGTCACTGAAATGTTTAAGCTGTCCACTCTCAGCTAAGCTCCATAACTTTTTCAGTGTCTCGTCGTTTCGTTGTTCTTGTAAGATATCCTCCGGCGATACATCCCGTATTGCTTCCGGTACTTTCAATGGTTTGTATGGAGACTGTTTCTTTTTCAGTTGCGCACGCGTTTCAACAGCTGCTATGTTTTCAACGGAATGAATCCAGGCTGGATTTGGTTCATGTGGTTTCCTTACTCCACGAATATTACCAAGAATAAGATCGTACGAAGGCGAATCAAAGCACCAAGCATCAACACTTCCGGTAAAGTAAGGAGTATCGACATCAATTCTAGCCACATCTGAATCAATAATACGACCGTCTGCTAACTTGCATCGTTGAGATGTCCCTGTTAGTTGATCATCGTTTACCAGTTCTCTACGAATAACGGCACCACTACAACCTGTGTCTCTTAGCACAGTCACTAGTTTATTGCCAACACATCCTTTCACAACTGGCATTTCCGTTTCACAGAAAGCAACCGAATCACCAACACACGGTAAGTTTCCATGTTTCTCGACGACACTCGCGGCTCCTTGGCGACCTCTACCGCGTCCTGGATATCCATGGTTCCCATTATTGTACGACCCACGTTGAAAATCACTAGGGTAAGTATGTTTCGGTGTTGTTTCTTGTTTCTCGCTCGAATTAAACGGCCTGTTATTCGGACTTTTGCGGAAGTTGCAGTTAAAGGCTTTATGTCCTTGTCGTCCGCACTCATAACACTTCACTGCATTTCCAGATTGGTTTTGTTGCACGGAATCTTTGTACGGCGGTTGTCTATCGGACTGCTGTCGTCTGTCAAAGAGCGGTTTTTGCGTAAGTGAAGAGGATGTCACTGTTCTGGCCTCAGCAAACTGGTCCGCGTATCGCGCCATGTCTTGGATCGAAGTAGGAATCCTCTCCTTTAGGAATAAGGCAAGTTCTTTCGAGCAACACAATAAAAACTGTTCACGTAAGAACAAGTCCTTCAGATCATCGAATGTCTTGTTAGTCTTAGACAGCTGAATCCACCGCTCAAGGTAACTGTCCAGTCTGGTAgaaaattgcataaaagtttCACTTCCGTCTGGTTTTGAAAATCGGAACTTCTTGCGGAAACCGTCCTCCGTCATGTCAAATCGTTTCAACAGGGCGTTCTTCAACTCGTTGAAATCAAGTGCTGTTTCGGGTGAGAGTCTTGCGAACACATCCAGTGCCTTTCCTTTGAGTAATGCGCTAAGATGAGTCCCCCACGTGTCTTTATTCCATTTCTGCGTTGTTGCGTATATCTCAAATCTTTAAATGTACGCGTCAATGTTGTCTTTCGAATCCTCAAACGGAGGAAGTTTTGGTCCTTTTATCACTTGAGAAGTTTCTTTCTCCTCTTTAGTCACAACACTCGGATTCATGTGAGATTCTTTTGAGTTGCAGTTTGTGATCAAGTTCCAGTTCTTCTAGTTTTTGCTGATGTCTCTTTTCTTCTATCAATCGGGCGTGCTCTCGCTCATCATGTTCTCTTGCGGCGCGCTCTTTCTCCATCTGTAGTTTGAAGTCGCGGTCTTTCTCCTCCATCTGTAGTTTGAAGTCGCGGTCTCTCTCCTCCTGTCTCTCGACTCTATGTTTCTCACGTTCGTCCCGCATTCTGGCCTGTTCGTCCTTCACGAATTGTTGAAGGTCTTCATCCTTCATCCCCATCTTGGTCCCCACTTCAAGTAGCTCCAGCATCTCCTTGACAGTAGACATGGTGCATTGACTGACAGACCAACTTACCTCAAAATTATCTCATAAAGGGACTAACTTCTcaacttttaacaaaacaatctGCCTAACGTAATGTACTCACCAAGGGAAAAGGAAACAACGACCTACACTTGctcttacatgtactacaaaaaagatc
The genomic region above belongs to Crassostrea angulata isolate pt1a10 unplaced genomic scaffold, ASM2561291v2 HiC_scaffold_207, whole genome shotgun sequence and contains:
- the LOC128169768 gene encoding zinc finger CCCH domain-containing protein 13-like, which codes for MSTVKEMLELLEVGTKMGMKDEDLQQFVKDEQARMRDEREKHRVERQEERDRDFKLQMEEKDRDFKLQMEKERAAREHDEREHARLIEEKRHQQKLEELELDHKLQLKRISHESECCD
- the LOC128169769 gene encoding uncharacterized protein LOC128169769; this encodes MTEDGFRKKFRFSKPDGSETFMQFSTRLDSYLERWIQLSKTNKTFDDLKDLFLREQFLLCCSKELALFLKERIPTSIQDMARYADQFAEARTVTSSSLTQKPLFDRRQQSDRQPPYKDSVQQNQSGNAVKCYECGRQGHKAFNCNFRKSPNNRPFNSSEKQETTPKHTYPSDFQRGSYNNGNHGYPGRGRGRQGAASVVEKHGNLPCVGDSVAFCETEMPVVKGCVGNKLVTVLRDTGCSGAVIRRELVNDDQLTGTSQRCKLADGRIIDSDVARIDVDTPYFTGSVDAWCFDSPSYDLILGNIRGVRKPHEPNPAWIHSVENIAAVETRAQLKKKQSPYKPLKVPEAIRDVSPEDILQEQRNDETLKKLWSLAESGQLKHFSDGGFSKMCERKQMLFREFCSPKVSNGKLFRQLIVPRKYRTIVMKIGHETLMGGHLGSKKTTDRVVSEFYWPGIQSDIRRFCRSCDVCQRTIPKGKVPAVPLGHMDYKIDMGGKLKTFHANLLKKYVERDTLNCGVLSTCAISLIDFSDLDDDEQQDSILMPPVTQTETAKDIKFADRLTPDQLETAKSLCDSFSDVFTDIPGMTNLVEHKIVVTSSEPVRVKPYPIPFSTEKTITEEVQKMLQLNVIEPSSSPYSAPVVIARKKDGTNRFCIDYRRLNCATVFDAEPMPSPESIFSKMTGKKFVSKIDLSKGYWQVPMADESKPLTAFSTPSGLYQFRTMPFGLVNAPATFSRMMRKLLQGMNGVENFIDDVIVFTDTFEEHLHILKTVFERLRDAGLAARPTKCFIGFDKIDCLGHMVGNKCLEPEQDKIDAVRNAPIPQTKKQVRAFLGLAGFYRKFIPNFSAIAIPLSDLTKKGQPNKVIWTESQQRAFDTLKHMLSERPILKLPEFNETFILRTDAADDGIGAVLLQMEDDEKLPVAYASRKLQPREKAYAVIEKECLAVVWGIQKFHLYLYGREFLLETDHQPLTYLNKAKTENSRLMRWALQLQPYRFRIIAIKGSDNVGADYLSRQ